The Phycisphaerae bacterium genome segment TTTGTGACGGGTCGGGGTCGCCGGAGCGTTGCCGGCCGTCAGCCGCGGCGGAAATGGAAGGTCACGATGCGTCTTCGAGCGTTTACATTGCTGGAAGTCCTGCTCGTGATTGCCCTCATGGGCCTGCTGATGGCCTTGGTCTATCCCAGCTTTGAGTCCGATCGCCGACACCGGTCTTTGACCGAGTCGGCGGAGCGACTGCGGGCTCTGATCGAGATGGCCCACGCCAGAGCGATGCAGGAGGGCATTCGTTACCGCATCTCCTTCCCCGGTACCCCTGATCCCAACGATCCGAATGCAGAGACGGAAGTGGACGTTCCCTTCGAGACGCTTCAACCCGAGGTGGTTCGGCAGATCGATCCGCAGGGCAGCCCGGAAGCGTACGGCGGGTTCGACGCCGACTGGAAGAACCAGCCTATTTTGCAGGCCGGCACGCGATGCGTTTCGGTGCTGCCCGGCAAACCCAGCTATGCCATCAACACCCGTTGGCCGATTGCCGATCCGGGCATGCCGGAGGACAAGACTCAGTTCGTGCCGCTCACCCTGTTTCCCGATGGTACGACGGAATGGGTGACCTTTATCCTGACGGATCTGCCGTTCGACACGGAACTTGAGCCGCACCACTTCACGCGAATCCTGTATCTGATTGTCGACGGTCGTACCGGCCAGGTGTGGATGCAGCGGGCGATGTTGAACGACGAGGTCGAGATCATGCATGAGTATAAGGCCGAGCCGATCATGCATGTCGACTTCGTCAGCCCGG includes the following:
- a CDS encoding prepilin-type N-terminal cleavage/methylation domain-containing protein, coding for MRLRAFTLLEVLLVIALMGLLMALVYPSFESDRRHRSLTESAERLRALIEMAHARAMQEGIRYRISFPGTPDPNDPNAETEVDVPFETLQPEVVRQIDPQGSPEAYGGFDADWKNQPILQAGTRCVSVLPGKPSYAINTRWPIADPGMPEDKTQFVPLTLFPDGTTEWVTFILTDLPFDTELEPHHFTRILYLIVDGRTGQVWMQRAMLNDEVEIMHEYKAEPIMHVDFVSPEVITEANILDIRRTRAVGSR